Genomic window (Zingiber officinale cultivar Zhangliang chromosome 2B, Zo_v1.1, whole genome shotgun sequence):
AGTCAATAGTCATTAGTGTGTGCTAGAGGTTCAATGTGATGTGTGAGTTTCCTGCTCTCACATTGTGCTAGAAGTTCATACATTTGATACATAATTCAACTAGCAAATGGTATGGAAAAAAATTAGTCTCTGCAAGTTTTGCAAGAAAGAGCTCTGTCCCATCTCTTGATCACAAGTAGGATCTTGGCTCGGCCGTTTGATCTCGTTCAGCCGAGATTAAGCCTTGCCTGATGGGTAGAGTTCTTCTGCAGAAAAATTATGCCATTCAACAAAACATGGCTCACGAAGCTAACATACAAATTCAATCTCATCACTATCCATTTAACACTACATAAATAAAATGTTGGCATTCAAGAAGCGAGATCAAACTAACTGTATATGAAACCACAAAAAATCATGGAAAATATATTTAGTCTAGAAAATAATGAAAAGGCAAAGCTATTTCTTTCCACTGATCATTGGTTGTTGCGATCTGACACTTGTTTTTGTTCCACCAGTGAAGCTTCTCAAATCTATCAAATCCTCAAACAATCTGTTAGGAAGAACATATGATGGCGAGCTGTTCGTGTTCGTGGGTGTTTCTTTGACAAAAACACCGGCAGTGGCTGTTGAACCATTTGCTCTAGACCCAAAGGAGTTCTGCTGCTCCAGAGGCCTAAAAGAATAAGTAGACATATTAACGGCACGAGGAGAGCTAGGATGTGCTGCAGTCCATGATGAGGAATACTGAGGCATCTGCGGCtgcattgttggtgcagtaagtgCCTGCTGGGCCCAGGGTGCAATATAACTGTTATAGGGAGAATGCCCTTGGTTAGCGGTCGGAGCATAGGAAGAGTTGTATGAGTAGCCTGGTTCAGTTGAAGTTGCAGGAGTTCCGTTTTGTTCACTCGAAGCTGATGGAGGTGTTGCTGGTCTGCCAGGTGAAGAAGGGATGGTTGACAAAGTGATGCTCAGGAGGTCAATCATGTCTTGCTCTTCCTTTTGGGCCTTAACAGGAGGCGGTGGCTCGAGTGGGTAGTCAATTGGAACCAATGCATTGCTCATAGTAGATGATGAAGTGCTCGATTCAGTTGCAGTGGTTATATCGCTCCTATTGGATGTGAGAGAGTCCGAACTGTTGACTGATGCACTGCTCCCTGAAGTAAGTGGCTTAAGTTTCGAGTTCCTGCATTAGCAAAACACAGAGAATGACCATAAAACACAGAGAATCAAGTGTAACTGTACAATCCTAGACCTGTGAGCTAATTGATCGAAGTCATCCTCAAATTCGTCATCTTCAATTGGATTGCTCATGACCAGGGGAGGCTCGATAGGCTTCTTAGACTGTGTAAGTGGTTTCGATGCTTCAGGAGGCAGTGGGGTTCCAGCAGCTATGGCGTCGTGTCTTGCAAGCAAACTTTGCAACTCATCATTCAGTTCCAGACCTTCCCCTAGCAGCTTTTCGTCCCTGCATTTGTAAAGATGCAATTCTTAGTTCAAACTGAAAATTCAAAAACCTACACCATTTGCTATCACCAAATTGGCTTATGAATATTATTTAGAGGATTACTAGAACCAACTGTGTTCTACTTGTTCATAGAACCATGGAGAAAACTACTTACCCGGTAGATCCGATCAATTCCATGAGCTTTTTTTGGTTAGAGCGGCACTGACTCACTAGCTCAACAATCAATTCATCTTTCACAGCCTGCTACATGCAATTTTAGATATTAGAAGAGGATTTAAGATTCAATTCATCTTTCACAGCCTGCAACATGCAATTTTAGATATTAAAGCAAGAAGAGGATTTAAGATTCTCCCATTATAAGAACAGCAGTGATGTTGGAACGGAGAGCATTAAGGAAAAAACTAACACCCACCCCACGATCATTTGGGTTAACAGCCTGTAACATTTCCCGTAATAACTCTAGTGCATCCCGGATGCGTCTGAAGTCCGAGAAACTAAAGAGAAGACAATACGAAACAAGAGAATCAGCATCATCAGAAGTTGCCCTGAAATATTTGTGGCCAAACACACCTTAGGTTTCCCATGTCAGACGTCATTGCTGCATCAAACCCCACGGAAGCGACGCTTGGCACTCCGTAGCCTGATTGGGGAAATGCCGATGTTAATTCAGATTGTGCGATAGGAGGAGTGAATATCGGCGGAGCATCTGATGTTCTCTGTGGGAAAGCTATTCCAGATCtctgcaacagtcatcataccaatATTCTCGTCACTTTGTAAAGTTACTAGTGGTGGTCCGTGACAggatatagaaaaaaaataaacaggGTAGAGGAATCTTGCCGAGAACATGAAGTAAACTAAGATAACAGGATGACAATCACAATAGCTACGTGTGGTAAAAATGACTAGAAGAGCTTCAACATCATGCAATGCTTTATCTTGACAATTTAAGGTCCCCTAAACTCTCTGCAAAATGTATcattggtaattttgaaattaactaacTTATTTTTCACCGATATATGTTTTCTTTATTCTCCTTCTACCTCTTATATTCCTCTAATAGAATAAGATCTTCCACTAATAAAGCATATCACAAGCTATGCTTATCTAAACTATTTAggacaaaaacaaaaaaactatTTAGGACAGCTGCATGATCCTTAACTCTTCAAAATATATCACTGGTAATAATGAAATTATCTAAATTATGTTCCCGCAAATATTTTCTCCGTTCTCCTATATAAATATAAACCATATCATCTGTGGAATACATCCTCATATCACAGCGTATCAattggcatataattgtatcatgtAAACATAAACGAGAAGGAAAAATAATCAAGTTGTCAATGTTTGCATTCAGCGAAAGCAAACAGATATTACAAAGACCGAGGATTGAGATCGAAGGAAcaaaactaatttttctacaacCTTAGCATCACAAGTAGTTATGACTCGTACCTTCAATTCAATGTATGCCAAATAATACTGAGGATACTTGCCACCAGGCCCGCCAAATGCTTCTTGCCAAGAGTCCAGAAGTACCAAAATTTTATCCCTTACTTGCATGTCTGTCTGAGTAGCATCCAAGGTATCAAGTGCAGTTAAAATGATTCAAGTATGATGTGAAATAGATAACTAACAGACATACAAGATTATCCAaatcttttgaaaagtataaCCGACATGATTTAACTATGCCAAGAATAAGTAAGAGATATACACTAAGGCTGCGTTGGTAGCCTGTAATctatcttgtaatgtaatccagattacattacaaagtcgattattttgtttggtttgatttaaaacttgtaatgtaatgtaatctggattacaaaaggtagtgaagatttataatctggattacaaaaggtagtgaagatttgtaatctggattacaaagcaaatgctatgtaatccgattacattacgaggtcattgtttcaccaaagtttaaatgccgaatatacccctagtctgttGTCGACCGCCGTCCGCCACCGATCGCCGACCTTCGTCGCCGGCCGCCGCCCGGTCGCCGGTCGCCGGCGGCCGCCGGCAATCGGCCACCACTGTCGCTGCCAATCGTCGGCCGCCGATCGCCGTCCGCCACCGTTGCCCGCTGGTCGTCGCCCGCCGTCGCCCGCCTGCCGTCGCCCATCGCCGCCGATTGGCGAAGACGGTGGCCTGCTGCGGCGACCGACGGTGGCGGTGGTAGCTGGTTGCCGATGGCTGCCGCAAACTCCGACAAAGGTGTGACGACCGTCGATAGAGGTCACAgggtatttttgtcattttataataatatgaattacattccttataaaaaataatggataccaaacaaaagaatgtaatcacctttgtaattaaagattacatacattacattaccaaacgtagtaatgtaatcaagattacattacattacattacaaatttgattacattacaagctagattacattacacccaaccaaacgtagtctaaattatttcaaaactacaaGTGGGACAATGAAAGTTCTCATTCTTAAAATGAGTTGGAGAAAATTATCTAAAATAaacattttttcttttaaaagttatttcaACAATCAGTTTATTTCTCTTAAAATATATTAGGAATAGGATTTCTTATAACTAGCATAAGCT
Coding sequences:
- the LOC122045913 gene encoding TOM1-like protein 6 isoform X2; translation: MVKNCGEYVHFQVAERKILEEMIKIVKKKTDMQVRDKILVLLDSWQEAFGGPGGKYPQYYLAYIELKRSGIAFPQRTSDAPPIFTPPIAQSELTSAFPQSGYGVPSVASVGFDAAMTSDMGNLSFSDFRRIRDALELLREMLQAVNPNDRGAVKDELIVELVSQCRSNQKKLMELIGSTGDEKLLGEGLELNDELQSLLARHDAIAAGTPLPPEASKPLTQSKKPIEPPLVMSNPIEDDEFEDDFDQLAHRNSKLKPLTSGSSASVNSSDSLTSNRSDITTATESSTSSSTMSNALVPIDYPLEPPPPVKAQKEEQDMIDLLSITLSTIPSSPGRPATPPSASSEQNGTPATSTEPGYSYNSSYAPTANQGHSPYNSYIAPWAQQALTAPTMQPQMPQYSSSWTAAHPSSPRAVNMSTYSFRPLEQQNSFGSRANGSTATAGVFVKETPTNTNSSPSYVLPNRLFEDLIDLRSFTGGTKTSVRSQQPMISGKK
- the LOC122045913 gene encoding TOM1-like protein 6 isoform X1, which encodes MMSSSSSPAAATVRAEKPAVRVEKATSRLLIGPDWTMNMDICDTINNDQWQAKEVLKAIKKRLQNKNPKVQFLALTLLETMVKNCGEYVHFQVAERKILEEMIKIVKKKTDMQVRDKILVLLDSWQEAFGGPGGKYPQYYLAYIELKRSGIAFPQRTSDAPPIFTPPIAQSELTSAFPQSGYGVPSVASVGFDAAMTSDMGNLSFSDFRRIRDALELLREMLQAVNPNDRGAVKDELIVELVSQCRSNQKKLMELIGSTGDEKLLGEGLELNDELQSLLARHDAIAAGTPLPPEASKPLTQSKKPIEPPLVMSNPIEDDEFEDDFDQLAHRNSKLKPLTSGSSASVNSSDSLTSNRSDITTATESSTSSSTMSNALVPIDYPLEPPPPVKAQKEEQDMIDLLSITLSTIPSSPGRPATPPSASSEQNGTPATSTEPGYSYNSSYAPTANQGHSPYNSYIAPWAQQALTAPTMQPQMPQYSSSWTAAHPSSPRAVNMSTYSFRPLEQQNSFGSRANGSTATAGVFVKETPTNTNSSPSYVLPNRLFEDLIDLRSFTGGTKTSVRSQQPMISGKK